The following proteins are co-located in the Phocoena phocoena chromosome 1, mPhoPho1.1, whole genome shotgun sequence genome:
- the LOC136130204 gene encoding large ribosomal subunit protein eL21-like yields MTNTKGKRRGTCYMFSRPFRKHGVVPLATYMRIYKKGDIVDIKGMGIVQKGMPHKCYHGKTGRVYNVTQHAVGIIVNKQVKGKILAKRINVRIEHIKHSKSRDSFVKRVKENDQKKKEAKEKGTWVQLKCQPAPPREAHFVRTNGKEPELLEPIPYEFMA; encoded by the coding sequence ATGACCAACacaaaaggaaagaggaggggcACCTGCTACATGTTCTCTAGGCCTTTTAGAAAACATGGAGTTGTTCCTTTGGCCACATACATGCGAATCTACAAGAAAGGTGATATTGTAGATATCAAGGGAATGGGCATTGTTCAAAAAGGAATGCCCCACAAATGTTACCATGGCAAAACTGGGAGAGTCTACAATGTTACCCAGCATGCTGTTGGCATCATTGTAAACAAACAAGTTAAGGGCAAGATTCTCGCCAAGAGAATTAATGTGCGTATCGAGCATATTAAGCACTCTAAGAGCCGGGATAGCTTCGTGAAACGGGTGAAGGAAAACgatcagaaaaagaaggaagccaaagagaaaggTACTTGGGTTCAACTGAAGTGCCAGCCAGCACCACCCAGAGAAGCACACTTCGTGAGAACCAATGGAAAGGAGCCTGAACTGTTGGAGCCCATTCCCTATGAATTCATGGCATGA